The genomic segment GAGTTCGTTCCCTGGAAAACACTAACTTTAAAATCATACTATTCGCGatgcatgcattttaaaagcGATGAAGTGACTCACATTTTGACATCGCAGGATTTCTCATGGTTACAGAAAGGGCAGGTGAACTGGGTGTCCAGGTTacctgtcattttctttttaggagGTGGCTTTCTCTTTGACTTTCTACGTGCCATTGTAACtctgcagaagaaaaagaacacaaTAAAAAGCTTTCTTTCTCATCTGTACATGCACTTCCAACCCAAACTGTTTTACATGGGAATTTCTGCAAGATTATATTTGACTTgataggtttttctttttaacaaatttCCATTTACTTAATGCATTATACTAAAAAAGTGACAGAGCTTTTCACTTATACATTATGTAACACAAATATGttattatgtttgtttaattttaaattttaatcaaCCATCCCCTGGTTTGTAGTCAGATAATACAtgacaaatatataaaatatattttacatttcatcTCTCCTCTAGAGAATGATCAGTGCAGCATTTAGTATATAAAACGCCTCATTGATTTAATTTAGACCGTAAATTCTACTTGAAGCTCAAATTTTCTCCACCGAGCTCAAACTTATGAGACAAGGTGGGAAAACATTTGCACTGAAACATCAAACGCTTCTGCTAACGGCTAACAGCTGTTAGCATGTGCACAACAACTGGCTGTCTACAGAAAACATTGCATTTTCGCTTTCTTCTcgcacataaacaacaaagccAACGTTCTCTATAACTTTATCCCCGTGTCGTGATTTTTTGTCATCATAATAGCAACATAATGGTTATCTTACCAACAGCAGATGGTTTGCAGCGAAAGATGCTCTGCCTCTGGCTGGCCTGGCTACGTTTGCAACTTGATCCATATGCAGCGTCTCAGAGCGCTTCTGATTGGTTAGTTGAGAATTCGAGTCGGCTCTGATTGGTTCAAAGGTATCCAATACCAAATATTGTTGTCTAACTCCCGCCTCCACAGAGATGCTGTAGATAAAAATGTATCCACAATTcccaaattattaaaaagtgtCGTCACGTCATCTGATGTAATACAAAGGTAAACGTGACTCTATCCCTAGTTTATTTTTGAGTGTTTTGGTGGCATCAAATTTTGAAtgagtttattttctaaatacacTATTAGTTAATACACTGAAAACCACTTCTTTTGACTTAGGTTTATAAGACTGAGATCAACAAACGGATTATTGTGGTTGGACTGATGGTTGTGTATCCTGCTGTATCAGAACAACGAAAAGATATAAAACCTTTTCATAGCAGCGGCTGCTGAGAGCTCATGAAGTGCAAAACAGTTGTAAATAGTGTTTTTTCTGAAACAAAGTTTGAAAAtagatttgatcttttttttcttgtcttttttaaaatacgTTTTCTTAAGCGCATCTATCATTAGGGTACATGTGTGTTTGAAAAGAGGGCTGCAAGGTTCAATATAGCTTTGGCATTTCTGTGCTAGTATTTTTATTGGAAGTAATCAAAATAGTTTACAAACAACTTTAGCCTGCATCTAAGAAATAACATGGGCCTACAATACTGAAACTGAAGCTACAGTTAGTGTTTTATACTGGTCATCCATTGAGTTATTAAAGGTGTATTTTAATTATACTTATGAATCCACCTTGAAAGATTGTGGTAGAATACTTCTTACATTACAAGACATAACAGTTACATGTACACATGTAAGACAAGAGCTCAAATTTACGTAAAATATCAGCTGATGTCAATATCAATAGTATTCTGACTGACTGAAACTAAACTAATATATAGTCATCATCACAACACAGTGCTAGAGTTCATTTGTGATTACTCCTGTTAAATAGCTATCTGTGTAAGTTCCTCACCTATGTAAGTTGTGAAATCAAGAAAAGGCTGCTAATGGATGTATTGTAAATAAACCAATTAAAAtacatgtaacaaaaacataataactAACAAAGCCTCCCATTGGTCGATTTCTACTCGGCAGGCGGGCTGTATGGACGTAAAGCCCTATGACAGCGGAAGTGACCGCTCGGAGGCGTACTCTGAACCTGGGATCAAAATACTGTTGTTAATAGCAGTTTTTCATTCCGAATATCGTTCTGAAAAAGGTAAGCACAATGACTGAAGACACGTGTGATGTGTTGGGATTTTAATTTTTCAGGTTAAGTCGTAAATGAAGCCTCCACCTCTGCTGACGTTAAACTTGTGTAACTCTCTTACACACATGATTTGTGTAATTCTCTCTTAACGGTGGTTAGCTTGACAAGCCAAATGTAACTATCAGATGTAACCACACAGGTCCACCACTTCTTATGTTTTATCGTTTTTCTTTACATGCTGGCTATATTATGTTTATATGGATTAGGATCATGAATTAATATAAATGTGAATTAACCGCTTTGCCTCTCTTATCTAATTTCTGGGACCTTATCAGGTCTGCTGCACACACATTTTATCTCTACGGACCTGCTTTCTGCCCAAATGACCGTTTGGGTTTCTGCTGATCAGAAATGCATTCAGTACGAGCCATTAGCCCCCCGTCGTTTGTTAGTTTTTTGCTTCTAAGCACTAATAAAGTTTATCTAATTGAATTGTATATCTTGGTGTACAgtgtttcaataaaaaaagtaaggaaactggacaagtggaggattaaaatagatttgttaggttaaaaaaaaaaaaaaaaaggcgagAGATGCATCTGAACCTTCAGATGACCGATCTGCTGTTCACTGAAGTATCATCAGACATGGTCTTCAAGTAAGGAAAATCGTTCTTGAAGCCAGACATGGAGAAAAGGCTGACATATGCCAAATGTCACTAGacctggactgaagatcagtggcaccaggtctgatggagtgatgaatcctctcTAGACACCAGACTTCCATCTGGACAGTaaatggaacaaaaggcagaaaacataaaaaaagaactttgaCTGTGtcgaagaataaagctgctaaGTCCAAATACTGACTTTCAGATTTGCTAGAAATGTACAaactttgtgtgtttgcatatatATTTTGTATGTTTCAATATAcctgttttaaattttcttatCCATGTGAGGAGTGGCTCAAGATCTTTTGCACAATACTGTACAACTGGTTTCAAGCTGATAAAAAATTTAGTCTGCTTAGCTTTCAGTAGCTTTTAGTAAGCACACCAATGTcgaaaaaaatcacacaaaacttTAACTTATCTAGCATCCATACCTGTGTTTTATCCTTTTGTATTTAAAGGGTAAATAGATGTGCTATTTTTACAAAGTCGCATTGCAGCTTGCTTTATGGATCCTAAACAATGAGAATGAGTTCATGTAGGCTGTGTGCTCGTTacatgtctgttttctttttccaaagtgTGACTATGGCAACAGAAGGGGAACCAACAGACTTGGTCAAAGTGTTGCACCTGCTGGTGCTCTCTTTCACCTGGGGTATGCAGGTCTGGGTCTCCTTCATTGGAGGTAAGAAAGGCACAAACAGAGCTGCAACGTACTGAATGCATGCACGTTTTAACACTGTGTTTGGGTTTTCTGTGTAGGTTTTGCATTGGTGAGGCAGGTGACTCTGCACACCTTTGGTCTGGTCCAGAGTAAGCTCTTCCCTGTGTACTTTTACTGCCTGCTGGGGAGTAACTTTGTCAGCCTGGCTGTGTTTGCTGTGTACCACCCCAGAGAGCTGCTGGAGTGGCATGAAAGTTTGCAGGTGAAATATGATGTTAAACATTTCAAGAACAGTTTCATGTGGATCATCTCAGACTTGTAAGGTCACAAGCATCTTTGCGTTCCTGTCATCTTGCAGCTGCTTCTGTTCTTTGTGGCGCTGAT from the Melanotaenia boesemani isolate fMelBoe1 chromosome 2, fMelBoe1.pri, whole genome shotgun sequence genome contains:
- the elof1 gene encoding transcription elongation factor 1 homolog, translating into MARRKSKRKPPPKKKMTGNLDTQFTCPFCNHEKSCDVKMERTRNTGIISCSVCLEEFQTPITYLSEPVDVYSDWIDACEAANQ
- the tmem205 gene encoding transmembrane protein 205 isoform X1, translated to MSVFFFQSVTMATEGEPTDLVKVLHLLVLSFTWGMQVWVSFIGGFALVRQVTLHTFGLVQSKLFPVYFYCLLGSNFVSLAVFAVYHPRELLEWHESLQLLLFFVALILAGLNAQWFGPAATEVMFQMRAVEEEHGLGNQIGLSSQREAYAKLKEQDPKYKAYRSSFGRYHGLSSLCNLIGFLCTTTNLVFTALNLSTI
- the tmem205 gene encoding transmembrane protein 205 isoform X2 → MATEGEPTDLVKVLHLLVLSFTWGMQVWVSFIGGFALVRQVTLHTFGLVQSKLFPVYFYCLLGSNFVSLAVFAVYHPRELLEWHESLQLLLFFVALILAGLNAQWFGPAATEVMFQMRAVEEEHGLGNQIGLSSQREAYAKLKEQDPKYKAYRSSFGRYHGLSSLCNLIGFLCTTTNLVFTALNLSTI